Sequence from the Candidatus Binatus sp. genome:
GCTACGTCCCGGCGCTCACGCACCATCCGGTCCCGTACCCGCGCATGGCGTTCGCGCAACTCGTGCTGTACGTGATCGGCGTTTTGGGGATGATCGCGCATTTCGAGATTGGAATCTGGCTTGGACTCTGGCTCGCGGCGATCGCGGTGGTGATAAGCGTTTTGATGTTCGCCGCTGAGATCATCCCGTGTCTGTGGGCGCAGGTCGGACGCGGCGTTGCCGAAACGGGGATGTTTTTGGGCGTGTGCTTTCTGGTACTCGCGGCTGCGATTGGACTCACGCTCGGGCTCGACAAGACTTACGATTTCCTTGGCGGCAGCGTGCTGACGAATCTTTCCAGTCACGTACATTTCGCCGCGCTCGGATGGGTAACGCTGACCATCTGCGCCGTATCCTACCGGATGCTACCCGCGTTTTTGCTGCCGAAGATCGAACTCCCCGCGGCCGCGATCTGGCAACTCTACGCGCTGACGATTGGAATCGTCGGACTCGGAGTGACTCTGCTGAGCGGGGTCGCCGGCGTGACTCTATGGAGCAGCGTGATCGCAGCGTCCCTGCTCGCGTACATCTTCACCATCGGAAGGCTGGTGCTCACGCGACGGATGCCACTCGATTGGACGTCGCGTCATGCGATTTGCGGAGTCTGCTGGCTCGTGATTGCGATCGCGATGGGTCTCGCGCTCACCGTCACCGGCGCCGACGGCGAATATGGCAGCCGCATCGCGGCGGCTTACGGCGTGATGGGTCTGCTCGGATGGATTTCGAATTTCATCATCGGAATGTCGTATCAGCTCTTTCCGGGATTCGTTGCACGTGCGCGGACGGGGGCTGGATGGCCGGCGGTTACGATCGCGGAACTATCGATTCCGCGGACGCGGCCGTTGGTCTTCATCGCGTATAACCTCGGGGTCGCGATGGTTGCCGGCGGCCTGCTGGCAGGGTCGATCGATCTCGCGGTCGCCGGCTCGGCATGCATCGCGGCCGGCGGAATCGTGTACTCGGCGGTGACGCTTTGGACGCTCAGCTTCGCCTATCGCGCAACGATGCCGTCCGCTGCGCGGACGGATTTGCGCATCCTTCCTTCGTAGCCGCGACTCTACGAACCGGCGACGCGACGCGATCGCAGCACGCGAAGCTCCGGAGTCGTCGCTTCGGGCGGAACCGAAATATCGCGGTCTTCGCGCTGCGACCACCGATAGAAGATGAAGGTGAAAACGATCATCAGATAGGTGCCCTGCCCGATCCACATGATCAGCCCGCCCAGCACCTGGTCGTCGATCGCCGTGAGGCCCCATCCGTGCGCGCCCTCGGTGTACCACGGATAAATCACTTTGGTCGCCAGGGTGATCGGCGCGGCCACCGCGGTCATCGGGATCATCAGGAGGAACAGATAAAGGATCTGCGCCGGGTAGGAGAGCCGCGGCAGCTCGGGGATCTGACTCAGAATCGGCCACCACAGCAGCAGGCCGGACGCCATAAAGAGGACGTGCACGAAAATGTGAAAATTCTCGTCGCGACACATCTGATCGAAGATCGGCGGAAAGTGCGCGGTGACGAAGACCGCCGAAAAAATCAGGAACGCGACTACCGGATTTGTGAGCAAACGCGCGATGGGCTTGATCGGCCGGCTGAGCATCCACGGCGCCAGCATCCAGCCCGGCGTCCCCAGCAGAATTAGCGGCGGAATCACGAAAGTCTGCATCAGATGCTGCAGCATGTGCATCGAAAAGAGTCGCGCATCGGCAAGTTCATCGAGTTCGGTTTGGGTGAATAAAATCGCGCCCATCGCGAGCGCGAACCACATCGCCTGACGCCGCGTCGGTTTGCGGCCGGCTGCGCGGCATGCGCCGAGGTAAATCGCGATCAGGATCGCGACGCCTATCGGTATGCTCGGATGTTCTCCGAAGATGTCCATCGTCCAAGATGCTCGCCGAGCGGCTATCCGACCGGCGCCATGTGACCGGACAGATATGAGAACAGCAAAATTAGCGAGACCAGCAAAAGCGTCGCAATTATCAACGGGAAGATGAACACTCCCGTCAGCAGCCATCGATCATACTTCAAATGCATGTAGAACATCACGACCAGCGCGAACTTGGCGGCAGCCAGTACGATCAACAGCGGCACCAGCACGGGATGGAGCGCATGCACGTAAAAGACCGTGATCTCCATCGCCGTCAATACGACGAGGAACGCGGCGATGATCAGGTAGGTCGCCGCACCGGGATGATGAATCTGCCCGCCGTGGGCGTCTGCGATATCGCTCATGCTCCAGGCACCGCCTGCATCAGATAGACGAGGGTAAAGATGATGATCCACACTACGTCGACGAAATGCCAGTAAAGTCCCGCGAGCTCGACCGATAGCGCGCGCGACTGGCCGAGCTTGTCCGTCATCGCCGCCGCCAACAGCACCGACAGCCACAGCACTCCGATCGCGACGTGCGCGCCGTGAAATCCGACCAGCACAAAGAACGACTGCGAGAACAGGTTGGTCGTGAGCCCCATGCCCTCGCGGTAGAAGCTGGTGAACTCGTAAACCTGGCCGCCAAGGAAAATCAGCCCGAATGCGATTACGCCGCCGAGCCAGATTCGCTCCCATCGCTTGTCGCCGCGCTGCGTGGCCGCGAGCGCCAGCACCATCAGCAACGAACTCATCAGCAAGATGAAAGTGCTGAACGAGGTCAGTGGGATGTTGAGGATTTTCGGGCCGGGTCCGGCAAGGCTGCGCGATTTGTAAACGATGAACGTCGATATCAAGCTGGCGAAGAACACGCATTCCGAGCCGATGAACGACCACAGGCCAATTTTGCGTACGT
This genomic interval carries:
- a CDS encoding cytochrome C oxidase subunit IV family protein, yielding MSDIADAHGGQIHHPGAATYLIIAAFLVVLTAMEITVFYVHALHPVLVPLLIVLAAAKFALVVMFYMHLKYDRWLLTGVFIFPLIIATLLLVSLILLFSYLSGHMAPVG
- a CDS encoding cytochrome c oxidase assembly protein; protein product: MDIFGEHPSIPIGVAILIAIYLGACRAAGRKPTRRQAMWFALAMGAILFTQTELDELADARLFSMHMLQHLMQTFVIPPLILLGTPGWMLAPWMLSRPIKPIARLLTNPVVAFLIFSAVFVTAHFPPIFDQMCRDENFHIFVHVLFMASGLLLWWPILSQIPELPRLSYPAQILYLFLLMIPMTAVAAPITLATKVIYPWYTEGAHGWGLTAIDDQVLGGLIMWIGQGTYLMIVFTFIFYRWSQREDRDISVPPEATTPELRVLRSRRVAGS